A genomic stretch from Odocoileus virginianus isolate 20LAN1187 ecotype Illinois chromosome 25, Ovbor_1.2, whole genome shotgun sequence includes:
- the STX19 gene encoding syntaxin-19 has protein sequence MKDRLQELKQRTKEIELSKDKDVSTTEAEEQGVFLQQAVIYEREPVAERHLHEIQKLQESINHLTDNVQKFGQQQKSLVASMRRFSLIKRESSIAKEIKIQAEHINRALDDLVKEVKKSEGESGPSSVVTRILKFQHAAMFRHFQQTMFTYNDTIAAKQEKCRTFIFRQLEVAGKELPEEEVNDMLHQGKWEVFNESLLTEISITKAQLSEIEQRHKELVNLESQIKDLRDLFIQISLLVEEQGESINSIEMIVNGTKEYANTTKEKFGLAVKYKKRNPCKTLCCWCCPCCGSK, from the coding sequence atgaaaGACCGACTTCAAGAACTGAAGCAACGAACAAAGGAAATTGAGCTCTCTAAAGACAAGGATGTGTCAACTACAGAAGCAGAGGAACAAGGGGTGTTTCTGCAGCAAGCTGTTATTTATGAAAGAGAGCCTGTAGCTGAGAGACACCTACATGAGATCCAAAAACTACAGGAGAGCATTAACCATTTGACAGATAATGTTCAAAAATTTGGGCAGCAACAGAAAAGTCTGGTGGCTTCAATGAGGAGGTTCAGTTTAATTAAGAGAGAATCTAGCATTGCGAAAGAGATAAAAATCCAAGCAGAACACATTAACCGAGCTTTGGATGATTTagtaaaagaagttaaaaagtCAGAGGGTGAAAGTGGTCCGTCATCAGTGGTCACAAGGATACTTAAATTTCAGCATGCCGCGATGTTCCGCCATTTTCAGCAAACTATGTTTACATACAATGACACAATAGCAGCAAAACAAGAGAAGTGCAGGACATTTATTTTCCGTCAGCTTGAAGTTGCTGGAAAAGAACTACCTGAAGAAGAAGTAAATGATATGCTTCATCAAGGAAAATGGGAAGTTTTTAATGAGAGCTTACTCACAGAAATCAGTATCACTAAAGCACAACTCTCAGAGATAGAGCAGAGACACAAAGAACTGGTCAATCTGGAAAGCCAAATAAAGGACTTAAGGGATCTTTTCATTCAGATATCGCTTTTGGTAGAGGAACAGGGAGAAAGTATCAACAGTATTGAAATGATAGTCAATGGCACAAAAGAGTATGCTAACACTACTAAAGAAAAATTTGGACTAGctgtaaaatacaaaaaaagaaatccttgcaAGACATTGTGTTGTTGGTGTTGTCCATGCTGTGGCTCAAAATAA